The window GCTCATCCAAAAGCAAAACTTTAGGCTCAAAAGCTAAAGCCCTCGCAAGGGCGACTCTCTGTTTCTGTCCCCCCGAAATTTCCCTTGGAAAACGATTTCTTATATCCTGTATTTCAAGCATTTTTAAAACTTCTTCCACCCGTTTTTCATCTCTACAGCCGTAGGAAACGTTTTCCCAAACCGTCATATGCGGAAACAGAGCATAATCCTGGAACAGATAACCTACCCTCCTTTTCTGTGGAGGCAGAAAAAACCTTTTACTTGAATCAAAAAACACTCTATCAACAACCTTTATCCTTCCTTCATCAGGTTTCAGCAAACCTGCTATCGCTTGAAGCGTAAGACTCTTTCCCGAACCAGAAGGAGCGAAAAGAGCAACAGACTTAGCTTCAGAGATGAACTGGACGTCCAAAGAAAACCCTTCAAGTTCCTTCTTTACAGAAACCTCTAACACCTTTCCATCCTCACCTTAACGTCGGCAGGTTTTCCAAAGTAAGCACACGTTAAAACAATTATGTCAACACCGGTAGCAGCGTAACTTTTTATGTTGGTTTCGTTTATACCACCAGCAGCGGCAACTTTAGCGTTCGGAAACTTTTGATTCCTAAAATCCACTACCTTAACAACGTCCTCAACAGAAAACTTATCCAACTGAACCACTTCAACTCCAGCACTCAAAGCCGAGAAAGCCTCTTCAAAGGAGTTAACCTCAACAACTATCTTCTTTTCAGGAACGCGCTTCTTCAATTCCGGTATCATCTCCAACAACTTATCTAAACCACCAAGGAACTTCGTATGGTTCTCAAAAACGAGAACGCTTTCAGAAAGTCCCAGCCTATGGGGTAGAGCACCTCCAGCAAGTATCGCCTTTATGCACAATTTCTTGGCAAAGGGAAACGTCTTCCTCGTAGTAACAACTTCAACGTTCTCGTTAACTTCCTTTGCAAGGCTAACCAACTTCTTCGTTCTCGTAGCAATCCCCGAAGCGTACTCAAGAACGTTCTGAGCAACCTTCCAGGTTAGGTGCAACCCTTCAGCCAAACCTTCA is drawn from Desulfurobacterium pacificum and contains these coding sequences:
- the modD gene encoding ModD protein, with protein sequence MVVFSEEEIDALLREDVPYFDLTTYLLGIGKERGRMEFSARHDIVVCGTEECCRLFKKAGLEIRKCLPSGSEVSAGEVFLEVEGLAEGLHLTWKVAQNVLEYASGIATRTKKLVSLAKEVNENVEVVTTRKTFPFAKKLCIKAILAGGALPHRLGLSESVLVFENHTKFLGGLDKLLEMIPELKKRVPEKKIVVEVNSFEEAFSALSAGVEVVQLDKFSVEDVVKVVDFRNQKFPNAKVAAAGGINETNIKSYAATGVDIIVLTCAYFGKPADVKVRMERC